TCGAAATTCCTTCGTGGGCTAGTCCGTTTGCTCCGGGTCGGCGGTGTTGGTGATGGTGGAATTATGAGAGCGGGGGTCGGATGCGTCGAGAAATAAATGAGTGGAGCCTCGTGCCCGGCGCTATTTATAAATCGTGAAGCAACCGGATCACCGAGTTGAGAGTGTGCGTCGCTCTGGAACTAGAGCGAATGCTGTTGCATTCGCTTTAATTGTGGTGCATAAAATTCCGATTAAAAACTAATGAAAAGTGCAGTTGGAAAGAAGCAAAAGAGATAAAAGCAGCACTTTGAAGTgattaaaaataaacgaaacgtTCTCAAAGATCGTGCTACGAGATTCTCCCGCGCTACGCTCGAACAGCGAAACGATCATCTTCGCGGTGTCGAGTTTCGTGCGCGCCGGGTCAAACGCTTCGATCTGTAATATCACCCGCGGAAGAAAATACAACGAGAAACTTCAGCGGGTAGTCGTTAAATTTAATTGACAGTAGAATAACAATGACGTAGACTATTAAGTTTCGCGAGGGTTGCTACGTCTCTCCTACACAGACATACACGCTCGTACATTTTTGTACACGTTTGTGTGCCTGTACGTGTAGCAGGAAAGCATCGGCATGGTTTAGAAACGCAGCCGATGTTGGGGAGGGTCACAGTGCGCCCGGTATTCCCTCGCCGTGCTTTTCttcccttcttcttcttcttcttgccGCGCGCCTGGTGAATAATCGAATAATCGATATCGAAGCTCCgaagaatacgagaaaaagtCTGCacataaatatgtatatgtaaAGATTGGTGCTGGCTAACGAGCTCCGAGGACTCGGGGAAAATGCGCCCGCGGGATCCCAAACGAGATCGGGGGAGCACTCGGATCGCGAAGATATTCGATCGCGTTACGTTTATCTGTTGTCACGCGTCATTTCGCGCTTTTTCCTAGCCGATCAGGGCGGGCCAATGATAGTGACGCTGCGCGATATTGGGCGTACAGGATTTCAAGTTTCAACGTTTCTCAGTCTGGCTTCCTCGACCTTCTGCCTCTGTCTCGAGGCTCCATCGCCGAGCTAATTCTCCGGAGGAGTTTATCACGCTTTTGAAAATGGACTTTTCGATCTCGCCGGTGATTCTGCTGCTGATGCTTCAGCTACTTTTTGTCCAAGAGCAGCAAGGTGAGTGCATTCTGCTTAGCACCGTTCAGAGCATGACACAAGCGACTGGAAGGATAAACGAAAGTGCAGAAGATCGACATCCCCCCGCCATCCTGGAAACTCGCAAAATATGATTCGCGTTTGCCAGTTTATTCACTTCCGTAATCGCCCACTTTTCTCCAGACGCTATTCCGAGCTCGTGAAAAAGCGTTCAGGCTTTTTTACCCCAGCAGGATATTACGTGAATGCATTCGAAAAAGTGTGCGATTCTCTCGAAAACTGAATTTCGCCTTCGCACAAGTTCGATAACCTTCGCCCCCTTTCTGGCTCGTTGGCGACTCAGTCGCTCCACTAAAAATGTACTTTATACCTTCCCTCGCAGTGCTCCCTTTTTCACATCGTACCTTTTGAAGTATCGATCggaaaaatgtcaatttgGCAACGCAACGCTCCAAGATAACAGCAAGAAATATTGGGGGTCACCGGAGAGGCTGGTGAGCTCGAGAGCCCCGTGTCGAGTGGCAGTATCGATTGTTTATCAAACTTTATATTCCCAACTTCTAAGAAACAACCGTTAAAATCACGAAAGTATCGATTTGCCAGTGAAGATCGTAGTTAAAATGTAATTTCAAGGTATTCCGCAACGCTGCTGGGTCTCTTCCACTTGAACAGCTTCAGTGAATATTCCAACGGAGGCAAGGGAAACCTGCGACTGCGAATGAGTAGGGATGACttttgtaaaagaaaaactggAATGTGCGCAGCGGTGAGCTCTCCGTTGTTAATAACATCGgagaatttaataatacaAAGTGGGATTTCTGGTGGAGGCGTACAAGCAGAAAGATCGTAGGTAGCGAGCAGTGAAGTAAGGATTTCAGGGGTAAAGGAATGGGAGATGTGAAAGAggtaaaatgaagaaaaacgcaGGTGTACATAAAGGAACTGGAGAGTGGATGGGCGGcgggaattttttattcaattttattgcgccttttttcccccctctctctctctctctccctctcgaaAGTTCGTCTCCGCTGGAAGGTACATATAGCCGCAGTTATCCGTAGCATGTATTATTTGTGTATCACAAATATAGGAGCTCAGAAGCCGCTTCGGTTTTATCACACGGAGGGTACGAGATCCGCGACTCGCGTTGCACCAACACAGGACGAaacggcggcggcggcggcggcggcggcagaACCTGCCCGTAATGAAACTTGGGCCGTGCGCGTCTCGCGCTTTAATCGCGAGCTCGACGTAATTGCAGcgttgaataaaatttaacgAACGCCTGCCGGAGGCTCTATTACGGGCATGGTTAATTAAGTTCCCCGTTGCTTTTCATTCAGTCTCATATATAGCGAGCACaaactgctgctgctgctgctgctactcTTGCCGATCCTGCTGGCAAGTCCCCGACACGAGTCTGTCGTTTCAACTATACATCCGCTTTTGATATACTCGTGTGCATAAACCTCGATACTTTCGTCCCGTATGTAAACTCCCAGACGGGAGTTTGCTTTGGTTTTCCAAGACACTGCCGCCCCCGCCCCAGCGTCTCTTCGGACCTCCCTTAATCCGAAAAACTCCGCTCCTCTAACTTTATGAATTGCCATTCATATTTGCCCACTCGCACTTTGCGTACTAGCCGTAACATTCGTtagctttttattatttcataaagTGGCCGTAAATAAACGTAAGGCCATTGCGCACCACCGGATATTGCATGTAATGTAGTGTCGTCTACGCGAGCCACACGGGATCCCGGCCATTATTCAAACACGCTCAGCCCACAATCcgcctctcgctttctctgtatattaaacatttttaacTCATTATGAATTTTTGTCTGTTTTATTAATGGGAGTTTCTCAAAGTTTGCGCACCGGAAAGGGGATTTTTCGTGGGGAGTATCGATGCTTCGGGACTAAGAAAGCATTGGTTTATGAGCGCGCCCTTTATGCGAATAAACTGTGCGATCTCACCGGTATTCTCATTTACAAATGACCCTCTCCGGGGATCACGGCATTAGCTATTTATCTCAGGAATCCTGCTGGTCGAGCTGTAAAAATAGAAGGCACGTGAATCCTGCTCGTGCAGCATTCAAAaagatttcgatgaaaatattcacaGCGAGATGTTCCACTGCTAATTTCAACCGTCCTCGACTTAAATACTCCTCGGTGATCTCGGAAGGTTTTTCCTTCATGAGGATTTCATCGAGTCAATTGATCGACCGAAAGTTGGGCAAAACTGCTTCAGCTGGGTTTTAATTTATTCGACTCTCGCTTTTTGGTACTTCAGCAATCGAGATCATGCTCGATTAAGGGTTTCACGGTTTTCGGATATCGGGGAATACGTCCCACGAAGGAAACGGACGCGAGGTTCTTTTTTAACGCGAATTTTACAGCGTTTGGATCAAGAAGAGGCTCTGTTGGATCGCTCGGTATCTCGGGGAAGAATTTCTTCGAAAATGCCCCTCGCGATTTGGGATCGGGAATCGAATTATTCTGGAACTTTTCAAGAAACCTTTATTCGACGTTTTTTCTCCGCAAATGCACTCGGATGACATAATCCCAGGAAATCGATTAACCATTGTTTTCATTCCCGACGCAAATCGAGAAAGTgtgctcgatttttactcccttttTCCTCAGTCGCACGATAATTGGCGTGTTCTTTTTCTCGATATCGCTGATGAATTTATACGCGAACGAGCGAGCTCGTGGGAGCGGCTAAATGTATGCTCGCGTTTCTGCGGCGAAACGTTCGAGTCGCCTCTCCTATATAAAATGTTCTCGAGCGCGCGCGGTTCCACTCGATCGATATTTATGCGTGCTGCAGTTGCGGTACCAAAACGATATtagattttattcaatttcctGTGGCAACTAGGATCACCGCGGGATTCGCCATTTAGAATCAATTTGACAAGAATCCCTCTATCGCGTGTTTCTCCGCGTGATGGACTACGTTCGATCAACCGTGATGTTTTATGCAACGCAAAACGAAACTTGGCGCACCGATAAACCGCTTATATTTTGCGAGTGCATCACCCCAAGAGATTGTCATTACGATATTATAGCGGGATGTAACCGTGGACGGTGGAGGGTCCGAAAGTATTCGCCGACGCTTATTTTAAGGGGTGGAAACATTTCAGGGGaaagaaaacaacgaaaaaaatgtccgtCTCCGCGTGTCTTTTCGCGTggttcgaataattttttcatcgagattcgCCCCCTCGATTAGCGGGCTCTGTACACGCTGCCTTGGACTCTGCTTGAATTCGATGAGATATTCGCAAAAGGAAACATGAAAAGAAtgcggagggaaaaaaacggagGATCGGCCTGCGTGGGAGGACAATTTTCTCCGACTTTTCAAACGTCACTGAGAAAAGTTAACGAATTTCGAGGTTTCGGGCCCCCCGTGCACATTCGTTCGAACGCATTCGTCGCCAATTCTCGTTTTACCTCCGAATCGATAGACCGCGCGCTGCGATAACGAGTGAGAAGTATCAAGATTGATTTTCCGTTTTGAGGCTAttcgaaaaaaggaaatttccTGGTCCAAGTGGAATTGCTTTTCGCGCGTTTTCAAAGCCCCTAACGCTGTTCGGGGAGTTTTAGAATTCAAATTACCGAGGAGCTTTGTTGCCTCGAAGGTAAAATGTAACGAAAGCCTTTCAAGCTGTTCCGAGTGATCATCGAGCGGTTGCACTTCCCTCAAATACTCACGATATTCGAAACAtcaaaaaaaccaaataatACTCATCAGCGCGCCCGTGCTCCAAGCGTCGCGAGAACGTCGTCATGAATAAATCCATCGTTTTGTAATTCACATCGCAATGGCAGAAATAATGAAGATAATAAAATCGTCGCACGATGAGAGacaaaatggataaaaattcatGGAAAACCGATGCTATCACTCGACGAATAAAATCACCGCGCATTCCCGACTCATCGTTAATGTTATTTTTGCAACATTTGAGCCAGAACTCACTGACAGAACGAAAGACCACAAATGTGTACAAACTTGCTCGATAAAATCCATATGCAGGGCTAATACgcacttggtgaacattaaaAAGCTTTGGTATCATCAGTAAATACGCATATTTGTGTGCGAACGAGTGCGCGCATTTGCGCACAGCAGGCCGATAGAGCAGGGCGAGTGGATTTCGGCATCGTGGCCGCACGTACCGAGTATAAATACTCGCCAATGAATTTTCTATCTCTACATAAATTCAACAGTCGAGTGGTACACCAATTAATATTAATGTTTCTCCGTCGCGTTACGTTGGCGTGTTTTGGCTGACTCACTGGCGTCGTCGGTCACCTCTCGTCGTTTCGCCAACATCGATTCTCCGCCCTTTGCCGATATTCTTGTTCTCATTAGGCGCCGCGCCGCGTTTCGGTTCTGCCTTTCGCGTAAGGGCACACGTACGAGTGCCCTTATGCATTATAGAGATCGAGCGACGTGTGGGTGAGTGAACGCCGGCAGACACCAGCAGGCCGAACGACGACAATGAGGAGAGAACACGGTGTGCGTCATGCACGTAGCGAACGCCGCCGTAGAAATAGTAAGCCTGCTCTTGGTAAAGGTATATACCGAGAACCAGGAGTCCATCCCATGCTGGAGTGGCTTTACGAGGCCTGTGAGCTCTGGCAGAAAATCGATACTCGTTATACACGCGATAAAGCTCTCTGTAAAGCTTTCGCTCGAGACTCATTCACAACGACTTAAAAACCGTCCAAAGTTTCCGGTACAACACCAATCCTGATATTTATGTATCTGCCTCGTGCATGCTCTCGTAAGAAACACACTCGCTGATGATGTCACGTGATTATTCTTACGAACTGGTGAGTGTCTGCGGCAGGGGCGGCGATACCATCGGGAGTCGTTGATTCgccgaaattttattcttttttgtaGTCTGTCGGGGTGCGCGGGTTTCCTGGTTTTGGGGGAACGACTGTCGGAGATTTTGCGATGCAGATTTTTCGGGGTGGAGATCGATGGGAGGGGGGGtagaaaaattcatgatttcTCGTGGTTTTTAGTGCTTTTCGTTCCCCTCGATTCCGACCTCCAAAATCACTGCTTTTTTGGTTTTATGTTGCAGTGGGTGCGCTGAAAATCCGACGGTTGATCGTTCCAACGTTCACCTACAGCAGCAAGAAGGCGCATTTGGAATGCAGGTAAAAATCCACCCTCGGAGCGCCCTCTCGCTGCCAATTTCATCCGAtttgtttatcatttattttttcgcctttttttatcatcaagaGGGTAGCGAGGGTCGGGTTGAAGGCAGGCGGACTTGAAAGCGACTGAAAAGAGCTGCGTCAAAGGGGCTCCAGTAACAATAATGAGTGGACAGAAAATATAGCACGAGAGAGGATCGGAGCACGTAAACGACCTCCTCCTCTCTTTGTCCTTTAATTCCACCGAATAGAAATTCTATAACGCACTAGCAACCCCTCGATCCCGCGAATCCCACTGCCAGCAACTCATCCAAATTTTCATACAAAGATGAAATCTATCGAAACTTTATCAAACGTGAAAATCTACGATTTTCTAGTAATTACACATGTCGTTCGCTCAACAAGTCACTTTACTTTCAACCCCTTATTTCAAACATTTCAATACCATTTTTTTACGGGCATTCTAATTGTGCCAAAATCCACGCATCAGAGAATATGCTTTCCCAGAGTTTGATGCTCGCCgcggaatcgaattgaatttcattccactgaaaaaaaatattcagaaaaaaagtaaataaaatctCAATTGGAATGTCGTAACAACGTTATGAATTTGGACGAAGAAATCGTCTCAGAAATGTTTCAAGCGTTATTCAACCAGACAAATGtcagagaaaatattgattatCGTGTGCAGCTGGATCAATCAGTCACGAGGCGCCTCACGGAACTCGGCAATCTTGTTAATAGTcatgataataataacaacaacctcaataataattataacatGTAGCTGGAGCAAAGTACACGCGAACAAAGTTGTGTTACAGTACGCATATTATATCCAATCTGGCTTCTGCTGGCTTTCTATAATCTCGGCCCTTTGAAGCCCTCGTCGTAACCGCGCTATAATATTCCAGCAACACGCTATTTTGCTTACGATCCCATATTGTGTGCTATCCTCCGTGTTACTAGCCGACAgccctctttcttcttccgaACATCTCTCAACCTGATTTTCCACGCTAAATAAGCAAAAACAAACCGCCATAAAAACCAACGAACAATGGAtaacacaattttttctgaACTGACCCCATCTCGGAGAAAGGAACGAGTATTTTCTCGAAATGTTTTCTTCCAAGATTACaaatttggacgaaaaattcaattgaaaaatgtcgaaatatcatttttttacaaccAACGCCAATCCGTCGATGACaatattaaggaagttgaggcattagaatgaaaatgatgtcatcacttttaaaccgattgcatcttataaagtgaagtataaaaaaaaatgagttaaattttcagacagtctaggagcgtcgttgctgagaaaaatcaataacaatttgagccaaataacatgtaatcttatgtaagtcaagacacattcagtgatatctccgttaaaaatgatgctaaaaatatgaaattttttgggcaacatgagcaaggcttaccgaataatgtaatttttttttcagatttattaggagatttgttgagattatattaataataatctgtttcccgtgcagttttttgagactaggatcgtcaccgttcgtgttttcgactgagctttcaccagtttttcgtctttatcttcccaacttttctttaaactgtatgcaacattgcccaactgtaaactggcctatcTTTTGagaggtacaggtcataacttttgggtaaaaaaaatgactgtacagcctcaacttccttaatcctTAGACACTACACTAGTGTAAATttgcacccacgaaaatttcaagtgccCAGAACTAAATTCCTTTCTTCGATTTGGCCATCTCTATAACGAaacttaatttttcaattttttaaatcattgcAATCGATTACTAAAGAATTTTGACCCcgaaaaagtctcgttgtaagatcAATTCCACACGTTCATggacgaaataaaaacgttttaaaaagtccaagtgcaaatttgccCCAGTGTGGTAAGTGTGTGACCTCAAAAGAAGTCCGGTGACTATACGGTTCGAGCcaaaaatctcaattttcattcgattcgtcCGAATCCTTTTATAAtgcgaacaaaataaatgattggAGTCATGCACGACGTGGATTGCTTCCAGGTACGATTTGGAATCGGACACGCTTTATTCGGTTACGTGGTACAAGGATAACGAAGAGTTTTACAAATACGAGCCAAAGGCGAGGCAGAATCAGATAAGTCATCCGGTGGAAGGAGTAAAACTCAACGTAAGTTAGCATCGACTGATGAGCGGggcgaagggggggggggatgatCGTTTAAAATTGTAAGGACTCGGAAAGCGAAATGACTGGGAAATTTAACGAGTGCTTTCGAAATATTGTTTCGATGACACTCGagctttttttgttgttgaggATTAACTCGACGACGGGAACGAAAGACATTAAAAGTCGAACGATGCTCGCGTCGCCGGGAGTGACTCAAAAAGCAGGGCGCTCGTTATAACCGCGTCTGAATTACTAGAacgtatatttcattgagttcTCTTGAAAATAGAAGAGCTTACAGAGCTACATaacaagttgaaaaatattttcagtatacgCCAGCAGGAAAAAATCCTCTTGGGCGTAAATTTGCGCGACAGAAAAGAGagtaaaaagggaaaaaaagaaaataagggAAATAGATTACACACGAAGTGGCAAgggaagggagagagagagagagagagagagagagagaacgagagaaacgaGAATGGTAACAAAGTTGCCAAGTTGCAGTTTCCGTTAATGGGCTTACTCTATGGGGAATTGCGGGTTTCCTTGTCGCAGTTCCTATCCCTTTTCTCTCGTCTTTCACTATTTCTCCCCTTCGCTCGTTTTTCTCCTCCCCCTCCGATGATTCGAGGCTGCCGCGAGTCCTCGCGATCGCCTCTTTTATGCGCGCCCTTAATGCAGCCTCGCGCGCACAGAAAGAAGTAAGACGCGCGCGTATTCGGCGCGGAGCGACCCCTTTGGATAATCCATTTTTCGATTATTACAGCATCACGCTTCTGACGGCCAGAAAGTTATTCTCGAAGACGTCAACCTCCAGAGCAGGGGCGTTTACAAGTGTGATGTAATCGCAGATGCTTCCAACTTCCCTTCCGTTCAGGCGGAAGCGCTTATGGAGGTTGTGGGTGAGGAACTTGTTGCGTCAAATTGATTAAAGAAAAAGCCGATGAAATTgcatttgaatttcaataaaatttcaactcaTTTCCTTGTTTTGGTATTTTAGAAGGAATAAAAACCTGCAAATTCTTTACGAATACGTTTTTCATCCCCTTATCAACGTTCTCGTAAACCATAGCTATTTCCTCGGCGATAATTATCTCGCATTATTGTGTGTCGATGTGCCGAACTCATAAATTGAACGATAAGCGTTGCGGTGCTGCGGCGGTGATAAAAGGCTGAATATGCATTCTTAGATTGGGGGGGTGCTTTTCTCGGGGGTAAGCGGAATGGCCCTCGTCTCAATACCGTTTATGATTGCAGTGCCTCCGCGAACGAGTCCTCGAATAACGGGGGAGGAAAAGATATACGCGAGCGGTGACATTTTGACGTTGAATTGTACGAGCGACAAGTCGTACCCGGCAGCGCGACTGACCTGGTTCATCAACGGCCAAAAGGTGATAACACGAGgcatgaaaatgttttttttttttctcgaaacatTGATTAATCGATCGTGCGTATATAAAAAGAAGCGTTGATCATTCGGACTCGGTGATGGGAACGCGGGGCGAAAAAAGGCTAAGAACGAGGACGATGGTCCTTTGTTTTCAGGTCGAACCGGACAGTGTAATAACGAACGAGCACGATGAGCTTTTGTCGACGGTATCGAGTCTGCGGCTCGAGCTCGGGCCTCATCATCTCTCCGCTGGTCGGATAAACGTCAGGTGAGCAAAACGCGAGGAGCGACTTCGAACGTTGCCGCGCCGAAAGTAATAAATTCGTGCTTTTTTGTTCAAAAACTGTCTTATCGCGCGTCATCCAATTCGTTTTCTCATTCACCCTTTTCATCTTCCCatctaataatttttcatcggcAAAAGGTGCGAGGCGGTCGTCGAGACGAGCGGTTCGAGCAGCGACAAGCTCAAGGACTTGAGGGACACTCAAGTGTTCGGTGAGTCAATAAAAACTATCGAATTAACTGGTGGCTTGTCGACAGGCGATATGAATTAGCGCGAAATCAAAATCGTCGAGGAAACGAAGCAGCGGGCGGTTGAGGAGCGGGTGCGGGGGGTAGTTTCCGGTGCTTTTGAGCGTTGTGCCACAGTCGAGAGCATGCGAAATGAGGAGTCACGTGCATACAGCGATGCCGAGAGAGCAATGATCCTGTCATTTCTCGTTACTGATCGATTCTCTAATTGGAGAATAGCAACGAGACAGAACAAGGGAGTAAAAGAGAGATCGAGGGGGGAGGAGGCTGGAGAACACACTCGTGGGAACGGCCTGAATTCGGTTCAAAGCTTCGATCGGTACCGGTAAATTCAATCAACCCAACAGAGTTTACAGCCTCGATGCACTAATGGGATTATCAATTAACCAAACCAAACCTACGCGACCCCCTGCGCCCTTGGGCCTCGCCACTCCGCCCATCGCCTCTCATACGCGCTAACATAATTTATTATATGCATTCTCCGCGAGCCTTTAATCCCGTCGCCGCAGAATAAGAATCCGGCTCGCGCGCGGCTGTgtctgaaaataataaaccatCGCCGGGTAAGTACGTGAAAATTTAACAAGCTCCCGAAATAAAATTCCCTCGTTCGACGGAGCAATTGGACGCGCGCGCGGCGGTCACATTTTATTCGATTAAGGATGCCGCTGTTCGGCGAGGCCGGGGCATTCGGTGTTCTATTGAGATTTTCATTACGCACAATTGAAACGTCGATAAACCGTTCGGTTGAGAATTTAAACGAGAAATGACACCCGCCAATTGCATTTTCTCGTCCGCCtcacatttttcatcatcaaTTTGCTTTTCTCAAAGTTCAAGGTCACGGGAGCACCATGAGACCGGATGTGTGGGGTCTGCTCGCAGCGTTCCTCGTCAATCGAATAGCTCATCTCGCCCTGAGTTAGAAAACGATCAAACTGCTGTAAGTAAAACTCGTGGACAAAGCTCGAAGACTTCTCATCTCCGGCTCACATTCGACGCCGCGCGCGCTCGGATATCCAGCGGATCTGCTGCCGATGAAGGAGCCAACTACGCGAGCTAACCAACCCCAGTAAATAGCTAATAAGGACAACCCTCCATCCCCCCCTTCCACACCCTCTCACCCCCCTCGCCTCTCGGCAAAGAGACAATCATGTAGCATTtaaccaccaccaccaccccGCCCCCCTCCATCCTGGCATCGATCGAATCGCTCTCGCGAGCCTCGTTAAACCGCATCGCGAGCATTATCCCGGAAAGATGAATTCTATCATTTGAATGATCTCATTATCGATTTCCCACGTATCGCCGCAGCAGCGCTCGCGTTGGGCCTTAActcttcctttttttaattaaatatacCGAACAACTATTTGCCAAAATTCAATGCGTTTACGCGCGTccatccaatcgaagttgaatttcCGTCAAGAGATAATTTCCCTCGATTTTCACAGAGAAATAATACGCGCGCACGCCCTTAAGTCGAATAGTTATTCAATATTAAACTATacgaatataaatatgaatatattatataataaatatataaatatatatatatatatagacacGTTAATTAATCGTTATTAAGCGGCCGCGTATCGAATACGCGAAAACTAAAAGGCCGTTGTGAGAAAAATGCACGAATAAGCTTACCGCTTAGTCGCGTTTTACGAGTCTGTCGTCCCCGCGTCGCTGCTTTTGTCTCTGAATCGCGGTGGCGATCGAGCATTATCGCGCCTCGTGTGTTCTTCTTCTGTTTGTTCGCCATTCCATAAGCAAACGTACATACACGCGCGAGCGTACTTGTTTTATGAATGTCGCGAAAGCCGGAGTTCGTCAGCCGCGCGGATCGCTCAGTAACGTCCAACGTCGCGCGAGCCACTCGCCTCATCCTCCCCCCCAACCGTGTGTTCAACTTCCAATTGATTAATGTGCATCCTCGTTCTCCCTTAATATACTTTCATTCGCTTCCAAAGTAAGCTCGTCCCTGAACTTGAAAGGATCGCGCGAGGAAGCGTACAGCCGCGCTCAAAAGTTCCGGGGCAGTCGAATCTTTTAGTTCGTAGAATTAACGAGTTGATTATCGGGAACTGTTCCAAATTCGAATCCTCATTGATCCTACGGTTTTATGAGCTTCTACGTTCGGTAGAATTGTGTTTTCGTTCTGGTACGGTTCCTGTTTTCCAACCCCTCGGTCTACAGCCCCGAATGTAGTTCGTCTAGGGTAGAAGGCTTAAAGAAGAAACTCGGATTTGTATGAAGAGCGTTCGGGAACTATGAGAACGGAATATTGCTGGTGTttgttgaaataaaatgatttatttagtCGTGAGATGAGTGCTTCTGAAGTTCCAGGCTCCGGCTACACTCGCATCGGTACGCATGTTTTGTACATGCGATATTCGTACGTACGAGCGATCATTAAGGGGCGTATGTACGGGGGCCTTGAAGCAGCCGCAGCACGAAGATGCGATCGACTCGAAAGTTCGTTCGATATACAGGCATGTACAGATGTGAAAAGTTTGGCACGCCGGTGAGCGAGCGAGGGAGCGAGTAAGTTTTCCAACGAAGTATATATCGATCGAGagatatatttttgttgcaatcTGTTGCGTGTTTTGTAGATACGGTGAATGGTTTTTGGGTGGGCGTGTGCGACGAGCGTCGGGCttgccgtgtgtgtgtgtgtgtgtgtgcgcgtgtgcgtgtggGAGTGTGTTGCCGAAAAAGTAAACTGTAAGTGAGAAAAGTTGAGCCACGCAGGTGGGTCAAGAACGCGGAGAGCAGAAGCAGGGAGTCGTGGCGACGGACGCGCAGCGAAAAAAGCCAGTACACGGTCCGGAGAAGGAACTGAAAATATACGGCAAGTGTGTATATCCCGAGCATGAAACTCCTCGCGATATATAAACCCACCGCGATCCTCTTCAACGGTTATGAGCTTTCGCCCACTTACACGTGCGTTCCTCTGCGG
This sequence is a window from Venturia canescens isolate UGA chromosome 8, ASM1945775v1, whole genome shotgun sequence. Protein-coding genes within it:
- the LOC122414788 gene encoding uncharacterized protein, with the translated sequence MDFSISPVILLLMLQLLFVQEQQVGALKIRRLIVPTFTYSSKKAHLECRYDLESDTLYSVTWYKDNEEFYKYEPKARQNQISHPVEGVKLNHHASDGQKVILEDVNLQSRGVYKCDVIADASNFPSVQAEALMEVVVPPRTSPRITGEEKIYASGDILTLNCTSDKSYPAARLTWFINGQKVEPDSVITNEHDELLSTVSSLRLELGPHHLSAGRINVRCEAVVETSGSSSDKLKDLRDTQVFVQGHGSTMRPDVWGLLAAFLVNRIAHLALS